Proteins from a genomic interval of Hypomesus transpacificus isolate Combined female unplaced genomic scaffold, fHypTra1 scaffold_204, whole genome shotgun sequence:
- the kansl1l gene encoding KAT8 regulatory NSL complex subunit 1-like protein isoform X2 has protein sequence MAPALTKLTKDRHRIHLPSPLSSSNMEADGAMLSPELDPHVKLMEDNFSQKVWLNLSSLPFLDTCCSKGSLDFPNSILAPLLQASSSQYKSVLLSRSLLSLISLNKNLKDSQAAALTGMQDMYIVPIPEQSGQDVVMQPQHCGADGPDVPQSPPHYQGNTMCQYSSALPTPTMSREGKRGVVSTEPASAQAWATRAPDQPVTAAVVQGAVRDQTQWHVTRQAALLLRAERIQRRLQALLGDHTSRHCSIQLDALKNRLREERTGTLPAPVDTKPDPLLVHVQIPGPGSRVQWPLVPESCSPPSTSTEMLEFACRAQALLRGVQQAIDSDATDSGSDDEGLEPERPIRNLAVPFRSGCEQSWQEGRAEVGSRWTWLQLRVDELEGRIQQLGDLHRQISSTKGGVVLADSQPLTDRQIQQTLLTETAGLSFTAGGHGDLASDTEPSSPTRLLRNIERQSAQLTQIVTSLMPPLNLSPSSSPVSKDACRWNGLNKKAFGSCLKKGEDAFLQRGAKRRRGARRRQLLQADASCVSARTRHLVTYHKPRLFTLNGTSAHTQQELGSASFSSSPSSSCPTCESCDPLGLCSDPACSSYAPPPGRGHSRAHPVLSLSSDTPLQQHLQRALLREDWLQRPLLLKTEPPSPVPHPCPRGRRLSSTPLPGSSQRHKHHGRHRGGGVRGVSPVGWAGRSQMPRRKAYQGSRKRRNSHRVLEDEDDLLCWLSDPEDGSGEGLEEMSTPQTSHARKPPVQGPIRRRQGESVYNIDNIVIPMSLAATTKVEKLQYKDIITPSWRIVGTLLREVSEGEKEEEEEEEEEEVELLCDEIFSQRHLGCEQREKLRWVSWGKSRLHRRTTRSGSRSLDGSMGTGGSAWDCGLQCDGTPPPDWGCTYPETDAEEGAGEECVPQAPWEQRVFPLGREEVEALHWDQEDPAETGPPWDQAGEDSSSAEDSSSLLSNPFPSTPPRTTPPSVGHLGNSAPEEEG, from the exons ATGGCCCCTGCCTTGACCAAGCTCAcaaaagacagacacagaatccacctgccctctcctctgagCTCCAGCAACATGGAGGCAGATGGTGCAATGCTCAGTCCTGAATTGGACCCCCATGTGAAACTGATGGAGGACAACTTTTCTCAGAAGGTGTGGCTCAACCTTTCCTCCTTGCCTTTCTTGGACACCTGCTGCTCCAAAGGTTCCCTGGACTTCCCCAACTCGATCCTAGCTCCCCTCCTACAGGCCTCAAGCAGCCAGTATAAGAGTGTGCTCCTCTCTAGATCCCTTCTCAGCCTGATTTCTCTGAACAAAAACCTGAAGGATTCACAGGCCGCAGCCTTAACAGGTATGCAAGACATGTACATTGTGCCCATCCCTGAACAAAGTGGCCAGGATGTGGTGATGCAGCCTCAACACTGTGGAGCAGATGGCCCTGATGTCCCCCAGTCTCCTCCACATTACCAGGGTAACACCATGTGCCAGTACAGCTCTGCTCTGCCGACACCAACCATGTCTAGGGAGGGAAAGCGGGGTGTAGTTAGCACGGAACCTGCCTCAGCTCAAGCCTGGGCGACGAGGGCTCCTGATCAACCCGTGACTGCAGCAGTGGTGCAGGGGGCAGTGAGAGACCAGACCCAGTGGCATGTCACCAGACAGGCAGCTCTGCTTCTTAGGGCCGAGAGGATCCAGAGGAGGCTCCAGGCCCTGCTAGGGGATCacaccagccgccactgcaGCATCCAGCTGGACGCTCTGAAGAACAGgctcagggaggagaggacagggaccCTGCCCGCTCCTGTTGACACCAAGCCCGACCCACTCCTGGTACATGTGCAGATCCCCGGCCCGGGCAGTAGAGTTCAGTGGCCTCTCGTACCAGAGTCCTGCTCACCTCCATCAACCTCGACGGAGATGCTGGAATTTGCCTGCCGTGCCCAGGCACTGCTGCGGGGTGTCCAGCAGGCCATAGACTCTGATGCCACAGACAGTGGCTCTGATGATGAGGGCCTGGAGCCTGAACGCCCAATCAGAAACCTGGCGGTACCATT CAGGTCTGGGTGTGAGCAGAgctggcaggaggggagggcagaggtGGGCAGCCGGTGGACCTGGTTGCAGCTGCGTGTAGATGAACTGGAAGGCCGAATCCAGCAGCTGGGTGACCTTCACAGGCAGATCTCCTCCACCAAG gGGGGCGTGGTCCTGGCAGACTCCCAGccactgacagacaggcagatccAGCAGACCCTGCTGACAGAGACAGCAGGCCTGTCCTTCACTGCAGGGGGCCATGGAGACCTGGCCTCGGACACGGAACCCAGCAGCCCCACACGCCTGCTCCGGAACATAgagagacag AGTGCCCAACTGACCCAGATTGTCACCAGCCTGATGCCCCCCCTCAACctgtcaccctcctcctctcccgtctcTAAAGACGCCTGCAGATGGAACGGTCTGAACAAGAAGGCCTTCGGCAG ctgcctgaagaAGGGCGAGGACGCGTTCCTCCAGAGGGgggcgaagaggaggaggggggcgcgcAGGAGACAGCTCCTCCAGGCCGACGCCTCCTGTGTGTCGGCACGGACGCGGCACCTTGTCACCTACCACAAACCCCGGCTCTTTACCTTGAACGGGACCAGCGCCCACACCCAACAG gaaCTGGGCtccgcctccttctcctcctctccctcctcctcatgccCCACCTGTGAGTCATGTGACCCCCTTGGCCTGTGTTCTGACCCCGCCTGTTCCAGCTACGCCCCACCTCCTGGGAGGGGCCACAGCAGAGCACACCCTGTGTTGTCGCTCTCCTCAG ACACCCCTCTCCAACAGCACCTCCAGAGGGCCCTGCTCCGGGAAGACTGGCTCCAGAGGCCCCTGCTGCTGAAGACGGAGCCGCCCAGCCCCgtcccccacccctgccccagGGGCCGCAGGCTCAGCTCGACGCCGCTGCCCG GTTCTTCTCAACGCCACAAGCACCATGGAAGGCATCGAGGGGGCGGGGTCAGGGGTGTGTCACCAGTTGGGTGGGCGGGGCGGTCCCAGATGCCCCGCAGGAAGGCCTATCaagggagcaggaagaggagaaacTCTCACAGAGTGCTGGAAG ATGAAGACGACCTTCTGTGTTGGCTGTCCGACCCAGAGGACGGCTCGGGGGAGGGGCTAGAGGAGATGTCCACGCCTCAGACCTCCCACGCACGCAAGCCTCCTGTGCAG GGCCCTATCCGCAGACGCCAAGGAGAGAGCGTCTACAACATCGACAACATTGTCATCCCCATGTCACTCGCGGCCACGACCAAGGTGGAGAAGCTCCAGTACAAAGACATCATCACACCAAG CTGGAGAATAGTAGGCACCTTACTACGGGAGGTGAGcgagggtgagaaagaggaggaagaggaagaggaggaagaggag GTAGAGCTCCTGTGTGATGAGATCTTCTCCCAGAGACACCTGGGatgtgagcagagagagaagctacGCTGGGTGTCCTGGGGCAAGAGCAGGCTGCACCGACGCACCACCAG GTCTGGTAGCAGGAGCCTGGACGGCAGCATGGGGACGGGAGGCTCGGCGTGGGATTGTGGCCTCCAGTGCGACGGGACTCCGCCTCCTGACTGGGGCTGCACCTACCCGGAGACAGACGCTGAGGAAGGCGcaggggaggagtgtgtg CCCCAGGCCCCATGGGAGCAGCGTGTGTTTCCCCTGGGccgagaggaggtggaggccctGCACTGGGACCAAGAGGACCCGGCAGAGACAGGGCCTCCCTGGGACCAGGCAGGAGAGGATTCGAGCAGTGCAGAGGACAGCAGCTCTCTTCTCTCCAACCCTTTCCCCTCGACCCCACCCCGCACAACTCCACCCTCTGTTGGCCATCTGGGGAATAGCGCCCCAGAGGAagagggctga
- the kansl1l gene encoding KAT8 regulatory NSL complex subunit 1-like protein isoform X1 yields the protein MAPALTKLTKDRHRIHLPSPLSSSNMEADGAMLSPELDPHVKLMEDNFSQKVWLNLSSLPFLDTCCSKGSLDFPNSILAPLLQASSSQYKSVLLSRSLLSLISLNKNLKDSQAAALTGMQDMYIVPIPEQSGQDVVMQPQHCGADGPDVPQSPPHYQGNTMCQYSSALPTPTMSREGKRGVVSTEPASAQAWATRAPDQPVTAAVVQGAVRDQTQWHVTRQAALLLRAERIQRRLQALLGDHTSRHCSIQLDALKNRLREERTGTLPAPVDTKPDPLLVHVQIPGPGSRVQWPLVPESCSPPSTSTEMLEFACRAQALLRGVQQAIDSDATDSGSDDEGLEPERPIRNLAVPLSRSGCEQSWQEGRAEVGSRWTWLQLRVDELEGRIQQLGDLHRQISSTKGGVVLADSQPLTDRQIQQTLLTETAGLSFTAGGHGDLASDTEPSSPTRLLRNIERQSAQLTQIVTSLMPPLNLSPSSSPVSKDACRWNGLNKKAFGSCLKKGEDAFLQRGAKRRRGARRRQLLQADASCVSARTRHLVTYHKPRLFTLNGTSAHTQQELGSASFSSSPSSSCPTCESCDPLGLCSDPACSSYAPPPGRGHSRAHPVLSLSSDTPLQQHLQRALLREDWLQRPLLLKTEPPSPVPHPCPRGRRLSSTPLPGSSQRHKHHGRHRGGGVRGVSPVGWAGRSQMPRRKAYQGSRKRRNSHRVLEDEDDLLCWLSDPEDGSGEGLEEMSTPQTSHARKPPVQGPIRRRQGESVYNIDNIVIPMSLAATTKVEKLQYKDIITPSWRIVGTLLREVSEGEKEEEEEEEEEEVELLCDEIFSQRHLGCEQREKLRWVSWGKSRLHRRTTRSGSRSLDGSMGTGGSAWDCGLQCDGTPPPDWGCTYPETDAEEGAGEECVPQAPWEQRVFPLGREEVEALHWDQEDPAETGPPWDQAGEDSSSAEDSSSLLSNPFPSTPPRTTPPSVGHLGNSAPEEEG from the exons ATGGCCCCTGCCTTGACCAAGCTCAcaaaagacagacacagaatccacctgccctctcctctgagCTCCAGCAACATGGAGGCAGATGGTGCAATGCTCAGTCCTGAATTGGACCCCCATGTGAAACTGATGGAGGACAACTTTTCTCAGAAGGTGTGGCTCAACCTTTCCTCCTTGCCTTTCTTGGACACCTGCTGCTCCAAAGGTTCCCTGGACTTCCCCAACTCGATCCTAGCTCCCCTCCTACAGGCCTCAAGCAGCCAGTATAAGAGTGTGCTCCTCTCTAGATCCCTTCTCAGCCTGATTTCTCTGAACAAAAACCTGAAGGATTCACAGGCCGCAGCCTTAACAGGTATGCAAGACATGTACATTGTGCCCATCCCTGAACAAAGTGGCCAGGATGTGGTGATGCAGCCTCAACACTGTGGAGCAGATGGCCCTGATGTCCCCCAGTCTCCTCCACATTACCAGGGTAACACCATGTGCCAGTACAGCTCTGCTCTGCCGACACCAACCATGTCTAGGGAGGGAAAGCGGGGTGTAGTTAGCACGGAACCTGCCTCAGCTCAAGCCTGGGCGACGAGGGCTCCTGATCAACCCGTGACTGCAGCAGTGGTGCAGGGGGCAGTGAGAGACCAGACCCAGTGGCATGTCACCAGACAGGCAGCTCTGCTTCTTAGGGCCGAGAGGATCCAGAGGAGGCTCCAGGCCCTGCTAGGGGATCacaccagccgccactgcaGCATCCAGCTGGACGCTCTGAAGAACAGgctcagggaggagaggacagggaccCTGCCCGCTCCTGTTGACACCAAGCCCGACCCACTCCTGGTACATGTGCAGATCCCCGGCCCGGGCAGTAGAGTTCAGTGGCCTCTCGTACCAGAGTCCTGCTCACCTCCATCAACCTCGACGGAGATGCTGGAATTTGCCTGCCGTGCCCAGGCACTGCTGCGGGGTGTCCAGCAGGCCATAGACTCTGATGCCACAGACAGTGGCTCTGATGATGAGGGCCTGGAGCCTGAACGCCCAATCAGAAACCTGGCGGTACCATT AAGCAGGTCTGGGTGTGAGCAGAgctggcaggaggggagggcagaggtGGGCAGCCGGTGGACCTGGTTGCAGCTGCGTGTAGATGAACTGGAAGGCCGAATCCAGCAGCTGGGTGACCTTCACAGGCAGATCTCCTCCACCAAG gGGGGCGTGGTCCTGGCAGACTCCCAGccactgacagacaggcagatccAGCAGACCCTGCTGACAGAGACAGCAGGCCTGTCCTTCACTGCAGGGGGCCATGGAGACCTGGCCTCGGACACGGAACCCAGCAGCCCCACACGCCTGCTCCGGAACATAgagagacag AGTGCCCAACTGACCCAGATTGTCACCAGCCTGATGCCCCCCCTCAACctgtcaccctcctcctctcccgtctcTAAAGACGCCTGCAGATGGAACGGTCTGAACAAGAAGGCCTTCGGCAG ctgcctgaagaAGGGCGAGGACGCGTTCCTCCAGAGGGgggcgaagaggaggaggggggcgcgcAGGAGACAGCTCCTCCAGGCCGACGCCTCCTGTGTGTCGGCACGGACGCGGCACCTTGTCACCTACCACAAACCCCGGCTCTTTACCTTGAACGGGACCAGCGCCCACACCCAACAG gaaCTGGGCtccgcctccttctcctcctctccctcctcctcatgccCCACCTGTGAGTCATGTGACCCCCTTGGCCTGTGTTCTGACCCCGCCTGTTCCAGCTACGCCCCACCTCCTGGGAGGGGCCACAGCAGAGCACACCCTGTGTTGTCGCTCTCCTCAG ACACCCCTCTCCAACAGCACCTCCAGAGGGCCCTGCTCCGGGAAGACTGGCTCCAGAGGCCCCTGCTGCTGAAGACGGAGCCGCCCAGCCCCgtcccccacccctgccccagGGGCCGCAGGCTCAGCTCGACGCCGCTGCCCG GTTCTTCTCAACGCCACAAGCACCATGGAAGGCATCGAGGGGGCGGGGTCAGGGGTGTGTCACCAGTTGGGTGGGCGGGGCGGTCCCAGATGCCCCGCAGGAAGGCCTATCaagggagcaggaagaggagaaacTCTCACAGAGTGCTGGAAG ATGAAGACGACCTTCTGTGTTGGCTGTCCGACCCAGAGGACGGCTCGGGGGAGGGGCTAGAGGAGATGTCCACGCCTCAGACCTCCCACGCACGCAAGCCTCCTGTGCAG GGCCCTATCCGCAGACGCCAAGGAGAGAGCGTCTACAACATCGACAACATTGTCATCCCCATGTCACTCGCGGCCACGACCAAGGTGGAGAAGCTCCAGTACAAAGACATCATCACACCAAG CTGGAGAATAGTAGGCACCTTACTACGGGAGGTGAGcgagggtgagaaagaggaggaagaggaagaggaggaagaggag GTAGAGCTCCTGTGTGATGAGATCTTCTCCCAGAGACACCTGGGatgtgagcagagagagaagctacGCTGGGTGTCCTGGGGCAAGAGCAGGCTGCACCGACGCACCACCAG GTCTGGTAGCAGGAGCCTGGACGGCAGCATGGGGACGGGAGGCTCGGCGTGGGATTGTGGCCTCCAGTGCGACGGGACTCCGCCTCCTGACTGGGGCTGCACCTACCCGGAGACAGACGCTGAGGAAGGCGcaggggaggagtgtgtg CCCCAGGCCCCATGGGAGCAGCGTGTGTTTCCCCTGGGccgagaggaggtggaggccctGCACTGGGACCAAGAGGACCCGGCAGAGACAGGGCCTCCCTGGGACCAGGCAGGAGAGGATTCGAGCAGTGCAGAGGACAGCAGCTCTCTTCTCTCCAACCCTTTCCCCTCGACCCCACCCCGCACAACTCCACCCTCTGTTGGCCATCTGGGGAATAGCGCCCCAGAGGAagagggctga
- the LOC124462202 gene encoding uncharacterized protein LOC124462202, translating into METLTMSTLSFSVINWPLCVCNIIANSFFAFCIICRTSNNDGPKQPVKILLNSLVFCNTVYLLFLIGFKFVDHDDGDVKLLYVTLGILYYTVSTSMSTSVWLAFFYFTQIVPVKRAFFIWVKKNMKSIIYAVLVFDRLFFLFELTVKLVLQCSSPWTGPTNYNVTLSNVTDDDNGSPNSFSRSTLIHVYIVCLALEFIYVFFCLCVMMGSCFTTACYLQRHIRSLSATGCVSSRLDSQIRVTITGILQGVLFLLCQVYLFSSFFTTVFSNVTIHVYFSFTVVSIYVTGTTINLGVGQTLFRQRAVYVCSKISKLMTM; encoded by the coding sequence ATGGAAACCTTAACAATGAGTACCTTGTCATTTTCTGTAATCAACTGGCCACTCTGTGTTTGCAACATAATTGCCAATTCTTTCTTCGCCTTCTGCATTATCTGTCGAACCAGCAACAATGATGGACCTAAACAGCCGGTGAAGATATTGCTCAATTCATTGGTCTTTTGCAACACAGTGTACCTGCTATTTCTTATAGGATTTAAGTTTGTTGaccatgatgatggtgatgtgaAGCTCCTCTACGTTACCTTGGGGATTTTATACTACACTGTGTCAACAAGCATGTCAACTTCTGTGTGGCTGGCTTTCTTTTATTTCACCCAGATAGTTCCTGTCAAGAGGGCATTCTTCATCTGGGTGAAGAAGAACATGAAATCAATCATCTATGCGGTGCTGGTTTTCGATAGGCTGTTCTTTTTGTTTGAATTAACAGTTAAGCTTGTCTTACAATGTTCCAGTCCTTGGACTGGGCCTACCAACTACAACGTCACACTGAGCAATGTGACAGATGATGACAATGGGAGCCCAAATAGCTTCAGCAGAAGCACATTGATCCATGTATACATTGTGTGCCTCGCTCTTGAATTTATCTACGTcttcttctgtctgtgtgtgatgatggGGTCCTGCTTCACCACAGCTTGCTACCTGCAAAGACACATCAGAAGCCTGTCAGCAACTGGCTGTGTCTCTTCTCGACTGGACAGTCAGATTCGAGTCACTATCACAGGCATCCTGCAGGGGGTGCTCTTCTTGCTCTGCCAAGTTTATCTTTTCAGTTCGTTCTTCACCACAGTTTTTTCCAATGTAACCATTCATGTCTACTTTTCCTTCACAGTGGTCTCGATCTATGTGACAGGGACTACTATAAACCTTGGGGTAGGCCAGACTCTCTTTCGACAAAGGGCTGTTTATGTTTGTTCAAAGATTAGCAAGTTAATGACGATGTGA